In Musa acuminata AAA Group cultivar baxijiao chromosome BXJ3-9, Cavendish_Baxijiao_AAA, whole genome shotgun sequence, a single genomic region encodes these proteins:
- the LOC135649960 gene encoding uncharacterized protein LOC135649960, whose protein sequence is MPEAEDRKEATVVETDKETEEEEEEDDAGGRDVAAVLDFDMLCATVALQTQGLSVGKTRRKDSVAEEANEEAGLEFGGVQRMWEGDVMDCFEDRRIAIEAACCPCYRFGKNMHRANLGSWFLQAMVYFIFIVVSLFNFIAFGITDHHNFLYMGIVSTILTGLYLGYFRTRIKKQFNIRGSDSSLDDCVNHLICPCCTLCQESRTLEMNNVQNGVWHGRGDTLCLATGGEGSKVFTALRKPPLFPTKSPDICSMERTTNDSEHLWNADGSHSEPLVPSVQLGQQA, encoded by the exons ATGCCGGAGGCGGAGGACAGGAAAGAGGCAACGGTGGTGGAGACGGACAaggagacggaggaggaggaggaggaggacgatgcGGGAGGAAGAGATGTGGCTGCGGTGCTGGACTTCGACATGCTGTGCGCCACTGTGGCGCTCCAGACGCAGGGGCTCTCCGTGGGGAAGACGCGCCGGAAAGATTCGGTGGCAGAAGAGGCGAACGAGGAGGCGGGGTTGGAGTTCGGTGGCGTGCAGCGGATGTGGGAGGGCGACGTCATGGATTGCTTCGAGGACCGGCGCATCGCCATCGAAGCCGCATG TTGCCCATGCTATAGATTTGGGAAGAACATGCACAGAGCCAACTTAGGGTCGTGGTTTCTTCAG GCAATGGTGTATTTTATCTTTATAGTTGTTTCATTGTTCAATTTCATAGCTTTTGGTATTACCGACCATCATAACTTCTTATATATGGGAATTGTATCTACCATCTTGACGGGGTTGTATTTGGGTTACTTCCGTACCCGAATAAAGAAGCAATTTAACATACGG GGAAGTGATAGTTCTTTAGATGATTGTGTTAACCATCTCATCTGCCCTTGTTGCACATTATGCCAG GAATCAAGGACATTGGAAATGAACAATGTCCAAAATGGTGTATGGCATGGTCGGGGCGACACGTTATGCTTAGCTACTGGTGGTGAAGGAAGCAAGGTGTTCACAGCTCTCCGCAAGCCTCCTCTGTTTCCAACCAAATCTCCAGATATTTGTAGCATGGAGAGAACAACAAATGACAGTGAGCACTTATGGAATGCAGACGGAAGCCATTCTGAGCCTCTAGTCCCATCAGTCCAATTAGGACAGCAAGCTTGA